The following are encoded together in the Hemicordylus capensis ecotype Gifberg chromosome 4, rHemCap1.1.pri, whole genome shotgun sequence genome:
- the GUCA1ANB gene encoding putative uncharacterized protein GUCA1ANB, translating to MERMPVPGCCKMSKEEKAAKALPHSSTRKPKKQFPVALGYKMEQALASEYVPVVIHPGGQKPEALSFAFYNPNYSNSYMPFYTLQKPTCGYRYCRDTDHRRRVLDVERVNLPKWRSIVGKKPGLSSVASKQ from the coding sequence ATGGAAAGAATGCCTGTCCCGGGCTGCTGCAAGATGTCAAAGGAGGAGAAAGCGGCCAAAGCACTGCCCCACTCGTCTACACGCAAACCCAAGAAGCAGTTTCCAGTCGCTCTGGGCTATAAGATGGAACAGGCTTTAGCCTCTGAATATGTCCCTGTGGTCATACACCCTGGGGGACAAAAACCGGAGGCTCTCAGCTTTGCTTTCTACAACCCAAACTACTCCAATTCGTACATGCCGTTCTACACTTTGCAAAAGCCAACATGTGGTTACCGGTATTGCCGAGACACAGACCACAGAAGAAGGGTGCTGGATGTTGAGCGGGTGAATCTTCCCAAGTGGAGAAGCATTGTGGGGAAGAAACCAGGGTTGTCCTCTGTTGCCTCAAAACAATGA